A stretch of the Candidatus Aegiribacteria sp. genome encodes the following:
- a CDS encoding recombination regulator RecX: MRMGLEPDAEIDAAAVEEAAVRKQAPAARKDTERYLAKSEHTANQLRKHLLDKKYLEQVINDTLEWAERSNIVDDERYASIFLRSHSNNSPMGKYRIRAELRRRGIKESIIDSILEEYDDNELSEILIKTVKSRYAHLDSDKAFRRAAGYLRRRGFNSDLIMMVIKSAFVDSGEDTS; encoded by the coding sequence GTGCGGATGGGACTTGAACCTGATGCGGAAATCGATGCTGCTGCTGTTGAAGAAGCTGCTGTTCGTAAACAGGCACCTGCAGCCAGAAAAGACACTGAGAGATACCTGGCGAAATCCGAGCATACAGCCAACCAGCTCAGAAAACATCTTCTTGATAAGAAATATCTTGAGCAGGTTATTAATGATACCCTGGAGTGGGCGGAGCGAAGTAATATTGTAGATGATGAAAGATATGCATCTATCTTTCTGCGAAGCCATTCCAATAATTCTCCGATGGGGAAATACCGGATTCGTGCTGAACTCCGGCGGAGGGGGATTAAAGAAAGTATCATCGATAGTATTCTTGAAGAGTATGACGACAACGAGCTGTCTGAGATTCTGATAAAAACTGTGAAAAGCAGATATGCTCACCTTGATAGCGATAAGGCATTTCGAAGAGCTGCCGGTTACCTGAGGCGCAGAGGATTCAACTCAGATC